CGAGGGGCCGTCGTCCACCAGCATCAGCACCAGCTGCACCCCGCGCGGACGGATCACCTCCAGCACACCGGTGACGACCCGTCCGAAGAAGGGGTCGGTGAAGACCCGGCCCAGGAAGGGGTCGGCCACCGCGCGCTGCTCGGGCTCGGAGACGACCAGGGCGATGGAGTCGGTGCGCCGGGTCACCAGCGAACGGGCGGCCCGGTTCGGCACGTAGTCGGTCTCCAGCACCGCCTGCTCCACCAGCGCGCGCATGGCGGGGTCGACGGTGGTGCGGCCGTTGATGACCCGGGAGACGGTGGCGCGGGAGACCCCGGCCACCCGGGCCACGTCCTCCAGCGTGGCCGGCGCGGCCGACGTCGGCTTTCTGCTCATGGTTGCAGTTATACCGCCGCCGTTCACCGCCGCGCGGCCCTGCGCCGAAGATCGACCGCTCAGTGGTCGCTCGGCCGCGCTCAGTACCCGGAGCCGCCGGGGTCCTCGGGGCCGTCGGGGCCCTTCGGACCGCCGGGCGTCGGGCCGTCGTCCTCCGGGGGCGGGTATCGGTGGCGGCGGAGGCCGGGGCCCCGGGTCTGGATCCGGCCGCGGATGTCCTTGTGCGGCAGGAAGTCGGCCCAGCGCTCCGGGTACTCGGCGGGCGCCTCGCCCTCGGCCTCCTCGCCGGCCGGCGGCGGATTGGCGGCGCGGTTGCGGACGGCGGAGCGGCGGGCCTCGGCCCGGCGCACCAACTCGGCCGCCGCCTCCTCCCGGGCCCGCTCGTTCTGGGCGCGGGCCGCCTCGGTGGCACGGCTCGGCCACATCCGGTCGACCGAGGCGTTCATCGCCGCGCCGATCAGCACCGCCAGCGCGGTGACCCCGATCCACAGCAGCACCGCGACCGGCGCGGCCAGCGAGCTGTAGACGGTCGGCCCCTCGACCGAGTGCACCAGGTAGAAGCGCAGCACGCCACTGCCGACGGCGAGCACCAGCAGGGCGACCAACGCACCCGGGAGGTCCTCCTTCCACGGCGTCCTGACCGGGACGGAGACGTGGTAGAGCGTGGTCATGAAGACCACCGAGAGCACCACCGCGGAGGGCCAGTACAGCGCGTGGACCAGTCCGGCGGACATCGGCAGCGCGTCGACCACCAGCCCGGGGCCGGCCACCAGCAGCGGCAGCACGATGGTGCCGACGATCAGCGCGACGATGTAGAGGCCGAGCGACAGCACCCGGGTGTGGATGATGCCGCGGTTGCCCTCCAGCCCGTACATGATGGTGACGGTCTCGACGAAGACGTAGAGGGCGCGCGATCCCGACCAGAGCGCGAGCATGAAGCCGATGGAGATCAGGTCGGGTCTGCCGCCGCTGAAGACACTGTGCAGCAGCGGGGTGACCACCTGGTTGATGGAGGACTGGGAGAGCACCACGCCGGCCGCGTTGAGGATGTCCCGCTCGACGACGGCGATGGTGGACCGGCTGAGGTAGCCGAGGGTGCCGGCCAGGCAGAGCAGCAGCGGGGGCACCGACATCAGGGTGAAGAAGGCGACCTCGGCGGCGAGCCCGGTGACCCGGTACTCCATGCAGGTGTTGGTGGTGTCCTTGATCAGTTTCCAGACGATCGTCCGGTAGGTCGGGCCGGCCCGGCGCCCCGACCGTCGGGAGCGTCGGGCCCGGTGGCGGGACGGTCGTGGGGCTTCACCTGCTGGCTGCACAGCAGTGAGCGTATCCAACCCGGGGACCTGTTCCGGCACGGGCCGGTCGCGGAGGCGGCCGGGAGCCGGTGGGCAGGCGGCGGGGAGACAGCCGGGAGCCGGTCGGCGCCTGCTGACACCTGCTCGGATCAGCCCAGGTCGCCGGGGCGGCCGGCTCCGGCCATGGTGGGGGGACGGACTTGTCGGACATGTGAGGGCGGACCTGGTGCGAACGATCCATGGGCGGGGTACGGAATCCGGCGGCGGCCGGCGCACCGTCGCGGCGGCGACGGTGCTGCTGCTGGCCGCGGGCGCGGCCGGCGGCCTGGCGGCCTGCAGCAGTTCCAGCAAGAGTTCGTCCGCCGCCTCGGCGGTGGCGTCGGCGGGCGGCTCCTTCTCCGGCGAGGCGCCGTCGGCGCTGGCCTCGCTGGCGGCCTCGGCCTCGGCGATGGCCTCGGCCCGATCGGCCTCGGCGAGCGCGGCGGCGGCCTCCTTCGAGGCCTCGGTCGACGCCGCGGGCGCCTCGGCCAGCGCGTCGGCCTCGGCGGCGCTGGCGGCGGTCACCGGCGCCGGGAACGCGGCGGGCGACGTGCTGCTGACGGGCATTCCGCTGGGCTCCACCGGCGGGCTGCACGCGGTGAAGGTGACCATCACCAACCGCACCGGGAAGACCGCGAACTTCGCGGTGAAGATCGACTGGAACGACAGCTCCGGCAAGACCGTGGACAGCTCGATCGTCGGCACCCACGACCTGGCCGCGGGCGCGGTGGCCACCCCGGTGGCGTTCAGCCGGGAGCCCGCGACCACCACGCTGGTTCCCCAGGTCGCCAAGGCCCAGCACTACTGACGCGACGGGACCGGGACGGAGGAGCGACAGCGTGGCGCATGCGTCCAGTGCGGGTCCGGCCCCCGGAACGGGCCCGGGCCGGGGCGCGTCCGGGGTCTCCGGCGGCTCCTGGGTCAGGGCCTGGCGGCAGCGGGTCTCCAAGCAGCCCCGGGTGGTGCGCCGCGCGCCCTCCGGGGGCGCGGTCGCGGGCGCCTGCCTCTTCTACTGCCTGTCGCTGACGCCCTCGCTGCTGCCCCGCTCCTGGTGGTTGCAGGGGCTCTGCGCCGGGATCACCGGTGCCATCGGCTACGGGCTGGGCGCGGCCGTCGGCGCCGGGGTCGGCTTCGTGCTGGGACGGCTGGACCGGCGTCCGGGGGCGCGGGTGCGCCGGATCGGCTGGGGCGTGCTCGCCGCCGTGGCGCTGCTGGGGATGGTCGCGATCACCGTGCGCAGCGCGCACTGGCAGAGCGAGGTGCGCCGGGCGGTCGCCGAGTCGCCGCATGTCTCCTGGTGGAGCTGGTGGCTGGTGCCGGTGGTGGCGCTGCTGGTCGGCGGGGTGCTGGTGCTGGTCGCGCGGCTGCTGCGGCTGGGCACCGGGCTGGTCGCGCACAGTCTCTCGCCGCTGGTGCCGCTGCCGGTCGCCTACACCATGGGCGTCGCGCTGGTGGTCTTCGTCACCGTCGGCGTGGTGCAGGGCTTCCTGCTGTCGGCCGCGCTGGACGTGGCCGAGAGCGCGGCCTCGCTCACCGACAGCGGGACGCCGCCGGGGATCGTGCGGCCCGAGCTGGCGACGCTCTCCGGCAGCCCGGCCTCCGGCGAGTCCTGGGACAGCCTGGGCTCCAAGGGCCGCGAGTTCGTCGGCGAGGCCCCGACCCGGGCCGGGATCACGGCCTTCACCGGGCACCCGGCGATGGATCCGGTCCGGGTCTACACCGGGCTGCGGTCCGCCGACACCCTGGACGGCCGGGCCGCCAAGGCCGTGGCCGAGCTGGTGCGCACCGGCGGTTTCGACCGCAAGGTGCTCGCGGTGCTGGCGACCACCGGCAGCGGCTGGGTCAACCGGCAGTCCGGCACCCCGCTGGAGTACATGTACGGCGGTGACAGCGCGCTGGTCGCGATGCAGTACTCCTATCTGCCGAGCTGGGTCTCGGTGCTGACCGAGGACGAGGCGGCGGACGCCGGGAAGGCGCTGTTCGACGCGGTCTACGCGAAGTGGTCGACGCTGCCGCCGACGAGCCGCCCCAAGCTGGTGGTCTACGGCGAGAGCCTCGGCTCCTACGCCACCGAGGAGGCCTTCGGCGGCGACCTGGCGACGCTGAGCGCCCGCACCGACGGCGCACTGCTGGTCGGCCCGACCTTCGACAACCCGATGTGGCAGCACCTCACCGAGGAGCGCGAGCCCGGGAGTCCGGCCTGGCGGCCGGTGGTCCAGCAGGGCCGGACGGTCCGCTTCGCCCAGGTGCCGTCCGACCTGGCCGTCCCGGACGCGCCCTGGCACACCCCGCGCACCGTCTATCTGCAGAACGGCTCGGACCCGATCGTCTGGTGGTCCCCCGGGCTGTTCCTGAACCGCCCGGACTGGCTGGACCGTCCCCGGGCCGCCGACGTCTCCTCGGCGATGCGCTTCTACCCGGTGGTGACCTTCTGGCAGGTGGCCTGCGACCTGGTGGACGCCAACGGTGTGCCCCCGGGCCACGGCCACCGCTACGGCACCATGCCGACCACCGCCTGGGCCGCGATGATCCCACCGCCGGGCTGGACGGCGGCGGACACCGCGCGGCTGAAGACGCTGATGGCGGGCCTGTGAGGGTCGGTCGGACCGATGCCGCGACCGGCGCCGCGATCGCCGTGCTGGTCGTGGTGAACCTGCTGAACAACCGCTGGGCGCACGGCTGGGGCGTGCCGGTGGCGCTGGTGACCGTGGCGGTGCTGCTGGGCATCGTCCGCTGGGGCGGCGGCGACTGGTCCGACCTGGGCCTGGCCCGGGACACCTGGCGGCGCGGGGCGCTCTGGGCGCTGGTGATCGTCGGCGTGATCGCGGTGGTCTACCTGGGCGCGGCGGTGCTGCCGGGTACCCGCGAGCTGTTCGCGGACTCGCGCACCGACTCGCTCGCCGGCGGTGAGCTGGCGCTGCGGGTGCTGGTCGACGTGCCGCTGGGGACGGTGCTGCTGGAGGAGTTCGCCTTCCGCGGCACCCTCTACGGGCTGGTCCGGCGGCAGCACGGCACGGTGCCGGCCACGGTGCTCTCCTCGCTGCTGTTCGGGCTCTGGCACATCCTGCCCTCGCTGCACCTGGCCACCGACAAGCCGGCCCTGCACTCGGTCTTCGGCGGCTCGGCCGCCGGCGCGGTCGTCGCGGACGCGGCGGCGGTGCTGTTCACCGCGCTCAGCGGGGTGGTCTTCTGCGAGCTGCGGCGGCGCAGCGGCAGCCTGTTCGCCCCGATGGGGCTGCACTGGGCGACCAATGCGCTCGGCTACCTCGCCGCCTACCTGACCGTGCACACCCGCTGAGCCCCTCGCTCCGCCACGCCGCGCTCCGCTACGCCAGCGCGGGGAGCTCCAGCTCCAGGGTGCCGGCGTCCGCGTCCAGCAGCGCCGGCAGGCCCAGCGGGACGGTGAGGCTGCTGGGGCCGTGCCCGAAGCCCAGCTCGCCGACGACCGGCACCCCCAGCGGCCCGAGCCGGTCCAGCATCAGTTCGTTGATCCGGTAGGCCGGGTGGCAGTCCGCCCAGGAGCCGAGGGCCACCCCGGCCACCCCGGCCAGCGCGCCGGAGCGCAGCAGCTGGGTCAGCAGCCGGTCCAGGGCGTACAACGGCTCGCCGACGTCCTCCAGCACCAGGATCGTTCCGGCGAAGTCCGGGCGGGCGGCCGGGGTGCCGCGGTCGGTGGCGAGCAGCGAGAGGCAGCCGCCGGCGGTGGCGCCCCGGGCCCGGCCGGGGACCAGGCACTCGGCCGAGGGCGAGCCGAGCAGTCTGACCCGCTCGGGCTCGAACAGCGTCCGGCGCAGGTGCTCGGCGGTGGCCGCGTCCTCGGTGAAGACCTGGCCGGCGGCCATCGGGCCGTAGAGGGTGGCGAGTCCGAGCCGCAGCGCGAACGCCTCGTGCAGGGCGGTCGCGTCGCTGTAGCCGACGAAGACCTTGGCCGGGGCGGCACGCAGGGCGTCCCAGTCCAGCAGTTCCACCATCCGCTGGGCGCCGTAGCCGCCCCGGGCGCAGACCACGGCGGCGATCTCCGGGTCCAGCCAGGCGTCCCGCAGGTCGGCGGCGCGCTCGGCGTCGGTGGCGGCCAGGTGCGGCAGCTGCTGATGGCCGCTCAGCACATGCGGCATCACCCGCACCCGCAGCCCCCAGGACTCCAGCAGCGCGACACCGGCCGCCAGCCGCTCCGGCACGGTCGGCCCGCTCGGCGCGACCACCGCGACGGTGTCCCCGGGCACCAGTCGGCGCGGACGCGTCAGCGCCCCCGGACGGCCCGGGGCGTCAGGCGGCAGCGGTGGCAAGGACATGGCGGGATCCCCCGATCGGTGTGGCGACGCAGCCACCGTACCTGCAGCGGAACAGCGGGAGGGCCCCTCGGGGGGCAACCGGAGCCGGTGGTACCGTCCCCCATCGCCGACTCCGAGGGGGACACATGAACGACATCGAGGGCAGACCCGGCCGCCGCCGGCCGGGACTGCGCGACCGGCCCTGGTGGAAACTGCTGATCTCCTCGGCCGTCGGGGTGCTCTGCCTGGTGGCGAGCGGTGTCTGCGGTGTCCTGGCGGTGCAGGACTTCCGGACCGAGCGGGCCTTCGACTCGGCGGTGTCCTGCGGGTCGGCGCAGACCACGACGGCCGAGTCCTGCCTGACCGACGTGACCGCGACCGTCACCGGCGTCACCGAGGTCGGCGGCAAGTCGTCGTCCTACCGGCTGGCCCTCGACTCCCCGGCCGGGGCGGTGACGGTCTCCTTCTCCGACGACAACGCCGTCCTCGACTACGCCGACGACGGATCGGCCGTCACCGCCGAGTACTGGCGCGGCCGAGTCGTCTCGGTCACCGGGACCGGCGGCTCCGCGACGACCACGGACGCCCCGCCGCTCGCCTTCGCCAGGAACCTGGGCGGGACCCTGTTCGCCCTCGGCTTCGCCCTCTACGCCTTCCTGGTCGCCTGGACCACCCGTGAGCAGCGGGGTCCGCGGAGGCTGGCCCCGGGCTCGCTGGGGCCGCTCGGCTCCTTCCTGGCGATCCTGGTCGGGGTCGGCGGCCTGGCGCCGATGGGCGTCGGCTGGTACCTGCTCCAGCATCCGCAGTCGCTGGACGGCGCGCTGGTGACCGGGGGCTGCGCCCTGGCCGGGTGCGCGGGCCTGGCCGGCTGGGGCGCGACGGCGGTCCGTCGGCGGCGTCGCCGCGAGGCCGCGCGCCGGGCCCGGGCCGCCGTGGCTCCCCCGGCCGTGCCCACCACCACGCCGGGACAGGCCACCCGAATACCCGAACTCGGCAGCGAGATCGTGCTGCTCGCCCGACCGACCCGCCGGCAGCGCGCCCGCGCGGTGGCCAAGGGCGGCCCGCGCCCGGCCTTCGAGCGGACCCGGGTCTTCGGCTGGGGCGGCACGGTCCTGTTCGCGCTGCTCTTCTTCGCGGCGCTGATCACCCTCAACGACGGCCCGAGCATGCGGGCCTACGACACCGCTCCGGCCTGCCCCGTGCCGGCCACCTCCCCCGGCTGCCGGGGGCTGGTGCCGGTCCAGGTGAACGGGGTGCGGGCGACCGCCAACGGCGGCGAGGCGGTCGACATCAGCTTCACCACCGGCGACGGCGCGGTCAACGCGTGGAACCAGTTCGACGCCGACGCGCTCACCCGGCGGGCACCGCAGCTGCAGCAGGCCGAGACGGTGATCCCGGCCCAGGTCTGGGGCGACCGGGTGCTCGGCGCCCAGCTCGACGGCACCATGTACTGGGGCCAGGGCGATCCGCCGGACGACTCCTTCGCCGCGGGCTCGCTGGCGGTCCTGGCCGGGCTGGCCCTGGTGCTGAACCGGGTCAGGACCCGGTTCCGCCACCCCGAGCGCAGCGTCCTGGCGGGCCGGTGGCTGCTCGACGACGCCGCCCAACTCGTGCTCACGGCGGCCGGGGTGTGGCTGATGGCGGTCGGGATCGGCTGGGGCGTGCTGCCGCTGCTGGGCGGGCTGGGCTGGTCGCAGTGGTCGGTTCCCAGGGCCGGCGCGCTGCGCCGGCGGCGGGCGCTGGTCCCCGCCCTCGCTCCCCCGGTCGCCCCGGGACGGGACGGAGCCCCGGCCCGGATCGCCGACCTCGCCCAGGAGGCGCTGTTCCTGGACCCCACCGACCGGCCGACCGAGCACACCGTCAACTCCTGGGTCTTCCAGTGCCCCGAGCCGGGCGGCGACGGCCTCCTGGCCGCCGGCACCGTCGCCGAGCTGGAGCAGCTGGCCTCGGCGCTGCAGACCCGGATCGCGGCCTCCGGCCGGGAGCTGTCGGCCCGCTTCGTGGTCACCGTCAACACCCGCTCCGGACGACTGAGCTGCCACACGGTCACCCTCAGCGGGTCCGAGCTGCTGGAGAACGACTCCTTCGAACCGGTCGACTCGCTGACCGCCGCCGTGGAGCAGTGGCTGGCCGGTCCGGACCCGGACGACCCCGACGACGAGTCCGGGGAAGCGGACAGCGGCGAGGAGCAGCAGCGCTCGCTGCTCTGGCTGCGGGAGGTCGGCACGGAGGCCGACCCCGGCTGAGGCCCCGGTCCGCTCAGTCGGCGTCGCCGTCGCCGTCGCCGTCGCCGTCGCCCGCGAGGAACGCCTCGACCAGCGGCAGCAGCAGCTCCGGGCGGCGCGGCAGGTCCAGGTGCCGGGCTCCGGGCAGGACGGCGAGCCGGGAGCCGGGGATCAGCCGGTGCACCTCCTCCCCGTGGGCGACCGGCATGAAGTCGGTGTCGCCCATGACCAGCAGTGTCGGCACGGTCAGTGCCCGGAGCTGCTCGTCGGTCCAGCCCGGGTGGCCGTTGGCGGTGCTGCTGCACCGGGCCAGGAACGCCTCGAAGTGGTCCGGGTCCGGCGCGACGGCCCGGTACGCGGCCACCATCTCCGCGAAGTCGGCCTGGGTGGGCAGCCGGTCGGAGCCGGCGTGGAGCGCCGGGTCGCGGATCTCCTCCAGGAAGCCGTCCGGCCGGAAGGCGACCGACATCAGGATCTGCCGGCCCACCCGCTCGGGGTTGCGGAGGGAGGTCTCCAGGGCGGTCATCCCGCCCAGGCTGAAGCCGAAGAGGTCGGCCCGCCCGATCCCGAGCAGGTCGAGGAGGGCGACGACGTCGCCGGCGAAGGCCGGGACGCTCATCTCCCGGTCGGTGTCGGCGGTGTGGCCGTGGCCCTGGAGTTCGACGGCGATCACCCGGCGCTTCGCGGCCAGCGCGGGGAGCAGCGCGCCGAAGGCCAGCCCGATGGTCTGCACCCCGCCGTGCAGCAGCACCAGCGGCCGGCCGCCGGAGCCGTGGCTCTCGTAGTAGAGGTCCACCCCGTCGAGCCGGGCGTAGTCCCCGGCCCCCGCTGCCGTCCGCGCTGCCGTCCGCTCCGTCGTCCGCTCCGCCGTCATCCGGCCAGGATTCCATCCGCGGGGCGCGACCCGCCACCGCGGCGCGCCTCCAACCGGATGGCGGTCGCGGCGTCCATATAATGGACAGCCGGACGATATTCGCCCGGTTCGCCCGCAGAACCGGAGGTTTCCCGTGCCCCGGGCAGGCCCCCGGCGGGTCGGCGAGCCCCGCCCCGTCCCGCTCGGCGACCGGTCGCCGCAGCACCTCCGAGCACTGCTTCTCATTCTGTGAGACACATCTGTTCATATTTCGGACGCCTGTGGACGTCAAAAGCTCTACGTGCGACTCTTCTGCCATGTCTGGTGCCGGAACTGCCTTGGTCGGTCGACTTCACGTCGATCTCGGCCGCATGTCCAGCGCCATCTGTCCGGCGACCTGAAGACCACTGCCGCTCTCCCGCTGCCGCCTGTCGGCCCGGTCAGGTCACCGCCCGCAGCCGACCGCACGTCCGTGCTGGTCGATGCCGCTGTGCAGACCGGGAACCCGCGCCCACCACCAGGCCCCCGCCTCTTGCCGAAGGACTGCACCATGGCCTCCACACCCGTTCCGGACGACGTCGCCGCCGCGCGCCGGCCGACCCCCACCCGCAAGGCGACCCGCCACCGCGGCGAGGGCCAGTGGGCCATGGGCCACTTCACTCCGCTCAACGCCAACGAGCAGTTCAAGAAGGACGACGACGCGCTCAATGTGCGGGCGCGGATCGAGGGCATCTACGCCCACCGCGGCTTCGACTCGATCGACCCGGCCGACCTGCGCGGCCGGATGCGCTGGTGGGGCCTCTACACCCAGCGCAAGGAGGGGATCGACGGCGGCAAGACCGCGATCCTGGAGCCGCACGAGCTGGACGCCGAGTTCTTCATGCTCCGGATCCGGATCGACGGCGGCCGGCTGACCACCGATCAGCTGCGGGCCATCGGCGAGGTGTCCGAGACCTACGCGCGCGGCACCGCCGACATCACCGACCGGCAGAACATCCAGCTCCACTGGATCCGGATCGAGGACGTCCCGGCGATCTGGGCGAAGCTGGAGGCCGTGGGCCTGTCCACGACCGAGGCCTGCGGCGACTGCCCGCGCGTCATCATCGGCTCGCCGGTGGCCGGGATCGCCGCCGACGAGATCATCGACGGCACCCCCGCCGTCCACGAGATCCACCGCCGGTACATCGGCAACAAGGAGTTCTCCAACCTCCCGCGCAAGTTCAAGACCGCGATCTCGGGTTCGCCGGTCCAGGACGTGGTGCACGAGATCAACGACGTCGCCTTCGTCGGCGTGGTCCACCCGGAGCACGGCCCCGGCTTCGACCTCTGGGTCGGCGGCGGCCTCTCCACCAACCCCCGGCTGGCCGAGCGGCTCGGCACCTGGGTCCCGCTGGACGAGGTCGCGGACGTCTGGGCCGGCGTGGTCGGCATCTTCCGCGACTACGGCTACCGCCGGCTGCGCACCCGCGCCCGGCTCAAGTTCCTGATGGCGGACTGGGGTCCGGCCAAGTTCCGGCAGATCCTGGAGGACGAGTACCTCAAGCGTCCGCTGCTGGACGGCCCCGCCCCGGGCGCGCCCAGCACCCAGTGGCGCGACCACGTCGGCGTCCACCGGCAGCAGGACGGCAACTTCTACGTCGGCTTCGCGCCCAAGGTCGGCCGGGTCGACGGCACCCAGCTCACCAAGGTCGCGGACCTCGCCGCCGCGCACGGCTCGGGCCGGCTCAGCACCACCGTCGAGCAGAAGATGATCGTCCTGGACGTCGCCCCGGACCAGGTCGACTCGTTGGTCGCCGGTCTGGAGGCGCTGGACTTCCAGGTCGCCCCCTCCCCGTTCCGGCGCGGCACCATCGCCTGCACCGGCATCGAGTACTGCAAGCTCGCCATCGTCGAGACCAAGGGCCGCGCACAGACCCTGATCGCCGAGCTGGAGCAGCGGCTCCCCGGCTTCGACCAGCCGATCAGCATCAATGTCAACGGCTGCCCCAACGCCTGCGCCCGGATCCAGACCGGCGACATCGGCCTCAAGGGCCAGCTGCTGCTGAACGACAAGGGCGAGCAGGTCGAGGGCTACCAGGTGCACCTGGGCGGCAGCCTCGGCTTCGACGCCGCCTTCGGCCGCAAGATCCGCGGCCTGAAGGTCACCGCCGACGAGCTCCCCGACTACGTGGAGCGGGTGCTGCGCCGCTTCGACGAGCAGCGCACCGAGGGCGAGCGCTTCGCCGAGTGGGCGCTGCGCGCGGAAGAGGGGGCGCTGTCGTGAGCGAGCGCGCCGCCCCCTTCCACTGCCCCTACTGCGGCGACCAGGACCTGCGCCCCAGCGAGGAGGGCGGCCACGGGTCGTGGGAGTGCGCCTCCTGCCGCCGCGCCTTCTCGCTGAAGTTCCTCGGCCTGCTGACACCGCCTGCCACCGCCCACGGGGGAGCCACGAATGAGCACGGACACTGACCCCGCGGGCTCAGCGGCTGCGGACTCTCGAATACCGCAACGGACCCCGGCCGAGCTGGAGGCGCTGGCGCTGACGGCCGGCCGCGAGCTGGAGACGGCCTCCGCCCAGGAGGTGATGCGCTGGGCCGCCGAGACCTTCGGCCGGCGCTTCGCGGTCACCTCATCGATGGAGGACGCGGTCGTCGCGCACCTGGCCTCGACCGCCCTGCCCGGGGTGGACGTGATCTTCCTGGACACCGGCTACCACTTCGCCGAGACCCTCGGCACCCGGGACGCGGTCGCCGCCGTCTACCCGGTCAACGTGCTCACGCTGACGCCGCGTCAGACCGTGGCCGAGCAGGACGCCGAGTACGGGCCCCGGCTGCACGACCGCGACCCGGACCTGTGCTGCTCGCTGCGCAAGGTCGAGCCGCTCAACCGGGGCCTGGCCGGCTACGACGCCTGGGCCACCGGACTGCGCCGGGACGAGTCGCCGACCAGGGCGAACACCCCGGTCGTCGGCTACGACCCGAAGCGGCGGAAGGTCAAGATCGCCCCGATCGCCCGCTGGACCCAGGACGATGTCGACGCCTATGTCGCCGAGCACGGAATCCTGCTCAACACCCTGCTGATGGACGGCTACGCCTCGGTCGGCTGCGCCCCGGAGTCCTGTACCCGGCGGGTCCTGGCCGGCGAGGACGCCCGCTCCGGACGCTGGGCCGGGGCCGGCAAGACCGAGTGCGGCATTCACCTCTGACCCAGGTTCGACACAGGTTCATGCACCACTCTTACCCATGGAAGCCCTGCCACCCGATGGAGCAGACCAGATGACCACCATTGACGACGCACCGCCCGCCACGGCGGCCGCCGTGCAGGAGTGCGGCGCCACCGTGTGGCTGACCGGCCTGCCCAGCGCCGGGAAGACCACCCTGGCCCTGGCCCTCGCCGAGCGGCTGCGCGCCGAGGGCCACCGGGTCGAGGTGCTGGACGGC
The Streptacidiphilus albus JL83 genome window above contains:
- a CDS encoding YihY/virulence factor BrkB family protein; the encoded protein is MQPAGEAPRPSRHRARRSRRSGRRAGPTYRTIVWKLIKDTTNTCMEYRVTGLAAEVAFFTLMSVPPLLLCLAGTLGYLSRSTIAVVERDILNAAGVVLSQSSINQVVTPLLHSVFSGGRPDLISIGFMLALWSGSRALYVFVETVTIMYGLEGNRGIIHTRVLSLGLYIVALIVGTIVLPLLVAGPGLVVDALPMSAGLVHALYWPSAVVLSVVFMTTLYHVSVPVRTPWKEDLPGALVALLVLAVGSGVLRFYLVHSVEGPTVYSSLAAPVAVLLWIGVTALAVLIGAAMNASVDRMWPSRATEAARAQNERAREEAAAELVRRAEARRSAVRNRAANPPPAGEEAEGEAPAEYPERWADFLPHKDIRGRIQTRGPGLRRHRYPPPEDDGPTPGGPKGPDGPEDPGGSGY
- a CDS encoding alpha/beta hydrolase, which produces MAHASSAGPAPGTGPGRGASGVSGGSWVRAWRQRVSKQPRVVRRAPSGGAVAGACLFYCLSLTPSLLPRSWWLQGLCAGITGAIGYGLGAAVGAGVGFVLGRLDRRPGARVRRIGWGVLAAVALLGMVAITVRSAHWQSEVRRAVAESPHVSWWSWWLVPVVALLVGGVLVLVARLLRLGTGLVAHSLSPLVPLPVAYTMGVALVVFVTVGVVQGFLLSAALDVAESAASLTDSGTPPGIVRPELATLSGSPASGESWDSLGSKGREFVGEAPTRAGITAFTGHPAMDPVRVYTGLRSADTLDGRAAKAVAELVRTGGFDRKVLAVLATTGSGWVNRQSGTPLEYMYGGDSALVAMQYSYLPSWVSVLTEDEAADAGKALFDAVYAKWSTLPPTSRPKLVVYGESLGSYATEEAFGGDLATLSARTDGALLVGPTFDNPMWQHLTEEREPGSPAWRPVVQQGRTVRFAQVPSDLAVPDAPWHTPRTVYLQNGSDPIVWWSPGLFLNRPDWLDRPRAADVSSAMRFYPVVTFWQVACDLVDANGVPPGHGHRYGTMPTTAWAAMIPPPGWTAADTARLKTLMAGL
- a CDS encoding CPBP family intramembrane glutamic endopeptidase; amino-acid sequence: MRVGRTDAATGAAIAVLVVVNLLNNRWAHGWGVPVALVTVAVLLGIVRWGGGDWSDLGLARDTWRRGALWALVIVGVIAVVYLGAAVLPGTRELFADSRTDSLAGGELALRVLVDVPLGTVLLEEFAFRGTLYGLVRRQHGTVPATVLSSLLFGLWHILPSLHLATDKPALHSVFGGSAAGAVVADAAAVLFTALSGVVFCELRRRSGSLFAPMGLHWATNALGYLAAYLTVHTR
- a CDS encoding S66 peptidase family protein; protein product: MSLPPLPPDAPGRPGALTRPRRLVPGDTVAVVAPSGPTVPERLAAGVALLESWGLRVRVMPHVLSGHQQLPHLAATDAERAADLRDAWLDPEIAAVVCARGGYGAQRMVELLDWDALRAAPAKVFVGYSDATALHEAFALRLGLATLYGPMAAGQVFTEDAATAEHLRRTLFEPERVRLLGSPSAECLVPGRARGATAGGCLSLLATDRGTPAARPDFAGTILVLEDVGEPLYALDRLLTQLLRSGALAGVAGVALGSWADCHPAYRINELMLDRLGPLGVPVVGELGFGHGPSSLTVPLGLPALLDADAGTLELELPALA
- a CDS encoding alpha/beta fold hydrolase; translation: MTAERTTERTAARTAAGAGDYARLDGVDLYYESHGSGGRPLVLLHGGVQTIGLAFGALLPALAAKRRVIAVELQGHGHTADTDREMSVPAFAGDVVALLDLLGIGRADLFGFSLGGMTALETSLRNPERVGRQILMSVAFRPDGFLEEIRDPALHAGSDRLPTQADFAEMVAAYRAVAPDPDHFEAFLARCSSTANGHPGWTDEQLRALTVPTLLVMGDTDFMPVAHGEEVHRLIPGSRLAVLPGARHLDLPRRPELLLPLVEAFLAGDGDGDGDGDAD
- a CDS encoding nitrite/sulfite reductase, which codes for MASTPVPDDVAAARRPTPTRKATRHRGEGQWAMGHFTPLNANEQFKKDDDALNVRARIEGIYAHRGFDSIDPADLRGRMRWWGLYTQRKEGIDGGKTAILEPHELDAEFFMLRIRIDGGRLTTDQLRAIGEVSETYARGTADITDRQNIQLHWIRIEDVPAIWAKLEAVGLSTTEACGDCPRVIIGSPVAGIAADEIIDGTPAVHEIHRRYIGNKEFSNLPRKFKTAISGSPVQDVVHEINDVAFVGVVHPEHGPGFDLWVGGGLSTNPRLAERLGTWVPLDEVADVWAGVVGIFRDYGYRRLRTRARLKFLMADWGPAKFRQILEDEYLKRPLLDGPAPGAPSTQWRDHVGVHRQQDGNFYVGFAPKVGRVDGTQLTKVADLAAAHGSGRLSTTVEQKMIVLDVAPDQVDSLVAGLEALDFQVAPSPFRRGTIACTGIEYCKLAIVETKGRAQTLIAELEQRLPGFDQPISINVNGCPNACARIQTGDIGLKGQLLLNDKGEQVEGYQVHLGGSLGFDAAFGRKIRGLKVTADELPDYVERVLRRFDEQRTEGERFAEWALRAEEGALS
- a CDS encoding phosphoadenylyl-sulfate reductase, producing the protein MSTDTDPAGSAAADSRIPQRTPAELEALALTAGRELETASAQEVMRWAAETFGRRFAVTSSMEDAVVAHLASTALPGVDVIFLDTGYHFAETLGTRDAVAAVYPVNVLTLTPRQTVAEQDAEYGPRLHDRDPDLCCSLRKVEPLNRGLAGYDAWATGLRRDESPTRANTPVVGYDPKRRKVKIAPIARWTQDDVDAYVAEHGILLNTLLMDGYASVGCAPESCTRRVLAGEDARSGRWAGAGKTECGIHL